In the genome of Cryptomeria japonica chromosome 8, Sugi_1.0, whole genome shotgun sequence, one region contains:
- the LOC131062436 gene encoding uncharacterized protein LOC131062436, with translation MESCEGKGPVRQYIRSMVPRLRWTPHLHGCFVNAVEHLGGRDKATPKMILEMMNIKGLQISHVKSHLQMYRFSKKDEENYEPAFRNLPKQQIRNYKDQYLINNCDYQRSLKRLWTEASESFGMEGETTTTSPEESTSVEQHARINRNYIECIQNDREGDSSVLTHCDIPPFKGCAENQMIEIIKNALRKKRKTSMFSEQYIPAGEHFATDFYNRGNLNSTFTQANLKGSEVENFVHLLVSNEQCEQRKVQPPLMRRVPSRLSLLESLRQESGKAATSEESTKQCDLSDNNLTLRIENETMNTCPINYGGQIHDGFETENDINLDLTMSISADYTKY, from the exons ATGGAAAGTTGTGAAGGAAAAGGACCAGTAAGGCAATACATACGCTCTATGGTTCCTCGTCTTCGTTGGACTCCTCATCTCCATGGCTGTTTTGTGAATGCAGTAGAACACCTTGGAGGACGAGata AGGCAACTCCAAAGATGATTCTTGAGATGATGAATATAAAGGGGCTTCAAATCTCACATGTTAAAAGCCACCTTCAG ATGTATCGGTTTAGCAAGAAGGATGAAGAAAACTATG AACCGGCATTTAGAAATCTTCCAAAGCAGCAAATTAGGAATTACAAAGATCAATATCTTATAAACAACTGTGATTATCAACGTTCACTGAAGAG GTTATGGACTGAAGCATCCGAATCTTTTGGCATGGAGGgtgaaacaacaacaacaagtccAGAAGAAAGTACTTCAGTAGAACAACATGCAAGAATCAACAGAAATTACATAGAATGTATACAGAATGATAGAGAAGGAGACAGTTCAGTTTTGACCCACTGTGATATTCCTCCGTTTAAAGGCTGTGCAGAAAATCAGATGATTGAGATTATAAAAAATGCATTACGAAAGAAGAGAAAAACATCCATGTTTTCAGAACAATATATACCTGCAGGAGAACATTTTGCAACTGATTTTTACAACCGAGGAAATTTGAACTCTACATTCACACAGGCAAATTTGAAG GGCAGTGAGGttgaaaattttgttcatttattgGTATCAAATGAACAGTGTGAACAGAGAAAAGTTCAACCACCATTGATGAGGAGGGTCCCTTCAAGATTATCATTGTTAGAAAGTCTACGTCAAGAAAGTGGAAAAGCAGCTACTTCTGAAGAGAGTACAAAACAATGTGATCTGAGTGACAATAATTTAACTCTTAGAATTGAGAATGAAACAATGAATACGTGTCCAATAAATTATGGTGGGCAAATTCATGATGGCTTTGAAACAGAAAATGATATAAACTTAGATTTGACAATGTCTATTTCGGCTGATTATACGAAATACTAG